From one Idiomarina sp. X4 genomic stretch:
- a CDS encoding adenosine kinase, with protein sequence MKTIDVIGIGNALVDQEFEVTDDFLQKHNLKKGMMELIDEDAQNTLIAELSELGELKKQCGGGSAANSLVAFAQFGGNAYYCCKVADDEAGIFYRQDLEYVGIETSLKNQQNPGITGRCLVMVTPDAERTMRTHLGITADLSTTEIDDHAIAAANYLYIEGYLITSDIARGAIQHAKKVARENNTKLVMTCSDPAMVKFFRDGIDEILDGGVDLMFCNREEAELLTGKEDPQAALSVLLEKAETVAITLGKDGAIIADKERQVHIPGVPVKAIDTNGAGDMFAGAMLYGLTQGMSLENAGRLASHAAAELVTEFGARLDKARQQQLIERVMNAETA encoded by the coding sequence ATGAAAACCATTGATGTAATCGGCATTGGCAACGCGCTGGTGGATCAGGAATTTGAAGTCACTGACGACTTCCTGCAAAAACATAATCTTAAAAAAGGCATGATGGAGTTAATTGACGAAGACGCTCAAAATACTCTCATAGCCGAACTTTCTGAACTTGGCGAATTAAAAAAGCAGTGCGGTGGTGGCTCAGCCGCTAATTCACTGGTTGCTTTTGCCCAGTTTGGCGGTAACGCTTACTATTGCTGCAAAGTCGCGGACGACGAAGCGGGCATATTCTACCGTCAAGACTTAGAATACGTTGGCATTGAAACCAGTCTTAAAAACCAGCAAAACCCGGGTATTACCGGACGTTGTCTGGTGATGGTAACCCCCGACGCAGAGCGCACCATGCGTACGCATTTAGGGATTACAGCGGACTTGTCAACGACAGAAATCGATGATCACGCTATTGCCGCGGCCAACTACTTGTATATTGAAGGGTATCTGATTACCTCAGATATCGCCCGTGGCGCTATTCAGCATGCAAAAAAAGTCGCCCGTGAAAACAATACCAAACTGGTCATGACTTGCTCAGATCCGGCCATGGTTAAGTTTTTCCGAGACGGCATTGACGAGATTCTGGACGGCGGTGTCGATTTAATGTTTTGTAATCGAGAAGAAGCGGAATTACTGACGGGTAAAGAAGATCCTCAAGCTGCATTGAGCGTATTATTAGAGAAAGCTGAGACCGTCGCTATAACGCTGGGCAAAGACGGCGCTATTATTGCCGATAAGGAGCGCCAGGTTCATATACCCGGTGTACCTGTTAAAGCGATTGATACCAATGGCGCCGGCGATATGTTTGCAGGTGCTATGCTGTACGGGTTGACTCAAGGTATGTCATTAGAAAACGCAGGCCGTTTAGCAAGCCATGCGGCGGCTGAGTTGGTCACTGAATTTGGCGCTCGCTTAGACAAAGCACGCCAGCAGCAGTTGATTGAACGCGTTATGAACGCTGAAACCGCATAG
- the ahcY gene encoding adenosylhomocysteinase, producing MSVENSQDYKVADISLAEWGRKEIAIAESEMPALMTIRRKYAASKPLAGARIIGCIHMTIQTAVLIETLLELGAEVRWSSCNIFSTQDHAAAAMAAAGVPVFAWKGETEEEYEWCLKQTCHKDGELWDANMILDDGGDLTLMIHDEFPQMLEKIHGITEETTTGVHRLLDMLEKGTLKVPAINVNDAVTKSKNDNKYGCRHSLNDAIKRSTDHLLSGKKALVVGYGDVGKGSAASLRQEGMIVKISEIDPICAMQACMDGFEVVSPYIDGKNKGNGENINKDLLGNTDLIVTTTGNMDVCDRYMLAALKPTALVCNIGHFDNEIDTAFMRKNWRWEEIKPQVHKIYRSDDDNDYLILLAEGRLVNLGNATGHPSRIMDGSFANQVLAQIHLFEQKFADMEIKQQEEYLRVEVLPKQLDEEVARYMVQGFGGVMTQLTPEQANYIHVNVEGPFKTDEYRY from the coding sequence ATGAGTGTAGAAAATTCACAAGACTATAAAGTCGCTGACATTAGCCTCGCCGAATGGGGCCGCAAAGAAATTGCTATCGCTGAGTCGGAAATGCCGGCATTAATGACTATTCGTCGTAAATATGCGGCCAGCAAGCCTTTGGCGGGCGCGCGTATTATCGGCTGTATTCATATGACGATTCAGACAGCGGTGTTAATTGAGACATTGCTTGAGCTGGGCGCAGAAGTGCGCTGGTCTTCGTGCAATATTTTCTCGACTCAGGACCACGCAGCTGCGGCAATGGCTGCCGCTGGCGTCCCTGTTTTCGCCTGGAAAGGTGAGACAGAAGAAGAATACGAGTGGTGTCTGAAGCAAACCTGTCATAAAGACGGCGAACTTTGGGATGCGAACATGATTTTGGACGACGGCGGCGACTTGACGCTGATGATCCACGACGAGTTCCCGCAAATGCTTGAGAAGATTCACGGCATTACCGAAGAAACCACCACGGGTGTTCACCGCCTGCTGGATATGCTGGAAAAAGGCACGCTGAAAGTCCCAGCCATTAACGTTAATGACGCTGTCACTAAGTCAAAAAATGACAACAAATACGGTTGCCGCCACTCGCTGAACGACGCCATTAAGCGCTCAACCGACCACTTATTGTCGGGTAAAAAGGCGTTGGTTGTTGGCTATGGCGATGTGGGTAAAGGCTCTGCCGCCAGCCTCCGTCAGGAAGGCATGATTGTTAAAATCAGTGAGATTGACCCAATCTGTGCTATGCAAGCTTGTATGGACGGATTTGAAGTGGTTTCTCCTTATATTGACGGTAAAAACAAAGGTAACGGCGAAAACATTAATAAAGACTTGCTGGGGAATACCGACCTTATTGTGACCACCACCGGTAATATGGATGTGTGTGACCGTTATATGCTGGCAGCGCTTAAGCCTACGGCTCTGGTTTGTAACATTGGTCACTTCGATAACGAAATTGACACCGCCTTTATGCGCAAGAACTGGCGCTGGGAAGAAATTAAGCCGCAGGTACATAAAATTTATCGTTCAGACGATGATAACGACTACCTGATTTTGTTAGCCGAAGGTCGTTTGGTGAATTTAGGTAACGCAACTGGTCACCCTAGCCGCATTATGGATGGCTCATTTGCCAACCAAGTACTGGCTCAAATTCACTTGTTTGAGCAGAAGTTCGCTGACATGGAAATTAAGCAGCAGGAAGAATATCTGCGAGTTGAAGTTCTGCCGAAACAACTGGACGAAGAAGTGGCACGTTATATGGTGCAAGGCTTCGGTGGTGTCATGACTCAGTTGACGCCAGAGCAAGCCAATTACATCCATGTTAATGTTGAAGGTCCATTTAAAACTGACGAGTATCGTTACTAA
- a CDS encoding GNAT family N-acetyltransferase, whose translation MSEVIYRQITAADEAAVIDLANEVHGDNYLTPESFQHYLSAGTAGNVQLNWLAIKDGEMLGVRLTLAPGQWPIDSFCTPSEWPFPADKLCYFKCAAVSENARGLGIGKTLLQRSIDSAKELGCQGGLAHIWMQSPQNSAYEYFTRCGGEMIKQHGKRWYQASVEDGYYCPVCNGTCYCDAGEMLLKFGN comes from the coding sequence ATGAGCGAAGTCATTTATCGTCAAATAACGGCTGCCGATGAGGCGGCCGTTATTGATCTGGCCAACGAAGTTCATGGTGACAACTATTTAACACCAGAGAGTTTCCAGCATTATTTATCAGCAGGCACCGCCGGTAATGTTCAACTTAACTGGCTGGCAATAAAAGACGGTGAGATGCTCGGTGTGCGGCTGACACTAGCGCCCGGTCAATGGCCCATTGATAGCTTCTGCACACCATCTGAATGGCCATTTCCTGCAGACAAGCTGTGCTATTTTAAGTGTGCGGCGGTTTCAGAAAATGCACGGGGTTTAGGCATTGGTAAAACCTTATTGCAACGCAGTATCGATAGCGCTAAAGAGCTTGGCTGCCAAGGTGGTCTAGCGCATATTTGGATGCAAAGCCCCCAAAACAGCGCCTACGAATATTTCACACGCTGCGGTGGCGAAATGATAAAACAACACGGTAAGCGTTGGTACCAGGCTTCCGTCGAAGACGGCTACTATTGCCCAGTATGCAACGGCACCTGCTACTGCGACGCCGGTGAAATGCTGCTGAAGTTCGGCAATTAG
- a CDS encoding NAD(P)/FAD-dependent oxidoreductase — MYDPLVNAPPGPHDAPEPSYWQKSTEAEFPACVGDVPEEVEFAVIGAGYTGLNAARTLAENGRSVAVFEANSLAWGCSSRNAGFVMKSTGRLGLSAWAEGFGETIAKGIACEHRTALKLITETTQHCPEQCQRQSGGYLKVAHKPEAIKALHEQYQSLKQFEQPVEWLEKDALSQVINSPQAHAALRFTDCFAVNPLLLAAATARRAASAGVQLVEHCPVTSAVSMGDKGVYLKTAKGNVRACKLLVCSNGYTSQQLLPKLASRSLPVLSSIITTPPLSPEQVDSIRLSPEYAVMDTRVLKYYFRLLPDNRLLFGGRGAIQGKNAENSTFAKRLLKALHQTFPQLKDVTRWDSFWSGWVSVSLDDYPRVGKFSDNIYASMGYCGAGVSFSALAGQRLAECAMGETLPELPYYQSQLKPFPLPQFRRLGQWLYYHYGRLLD; from the coding sequence ATGTATGATCCTTTGGTTAATGCGCCTCCGGGGCCGCATGATGCTCCTGAGCCAAGTTATTGGCAGAAGTCTACTGAAGCTGAGTTTCCGGCGTGTGTCGGCGACGTGCCGGAGGAAGTGGAATTTGCCGTTATTGGTGCGGGTTATACTGGCTTAAACGCGGCTCGGACGTTGGCTGAAAACGGTCGTTCCGTTGCGGTATTTGAAGCCAATAGTTTGGCTTGGGGCTGCTCATCTCGTAATGCCGGGTTTGTCATGAAAAGTACGGGGCGTTTAGGTCTCTCTGCCTGGGCGGAAGGTTTTGGTGAAACAATAGCAAAAGGAATAGCCTGCGAGCATCGGACTGCACTGAAGCTTATAACAGAAACCACTCAACACTGTCCTGAGCAGTGCCAACGCCAAAGTGGTGGCTATTTGAAAGTTGCCCATAAACCTGAGGCTATTAAAGCGTTACACGAGCAATACCAAAGCCTTAAGCAGTTTGAGCAACCCGTTGAATGGCTGGAAAAAGACGCATTAAGCCAGGTGATCAATAGCCCACAAGCGCACGCAGCGCTGCGCTTTACTGACTGCTTTGCCGTTAATCCGCTGTTATTGGCCGCCGCGACCGCTCGCAGAGCGGCCAGTGCTGGAGTGCAACTCGTTGAGCATTGCCCGGTAACATCTGCTGTTTCAATGGGCGACAAAGGTGTGTATTTAAAAACAGCTAAAGGCAATGTGCGGGCTTGTAAACTATTAGTTTGCTCCAATGGCTATACATCCCAACAGTTGCTTCCTAAGCTAGCCAGCCGTTCTTTACCGGTTCTTTCTAGCATAATTACCACACCGCCGTTGTCACCAGAGCAAGTTGACAGCATTCGTTTGTCGCCTGAGTACGCGGTAATGGATACGCGGGTGCTGAAGTACTACTTTCGTTTACTGCCGGATAACCGCCTGTTATTTGGTGGTCGCGGAGCCATTCAGGGTAAAAATGCTGAAAACTCGACGTTCGCCAAGCGCTTATTAAAGGCATTGCATCAGACCTTCCCGCAACTCAAAGACGTCACGCGGTGGGACAGCTTCTGGAGTGGCTGGGTGAGCGTGTCACTTGACGACTATCCTCGCGTCGGCAAGTTCAGCGACAACATATACGCCAGCATGGGGTACTGCGGCGCCGGTGTTAGCTTCAGCGCACTAGCTGGCCAACGATTAGCCGAGTGCGCAATGGGAGAAACGCTACCGGAGCTTCCATACTACCAGTCTCAATTAAAACCATTTCCCCTTCCCCAATTCCGACGCCTCGGACAATGGCTCTACTACCACTACGGCCGCCTGCTTGATTAG
- a CDS encoding ABC transporter permease, which yields MSALTTVWKKEFRDAIRDKRSVFAAMSYAFFGPMLMAVAFFFLISQLTDQADVGINIEGKEHAPQLVDFLNENGIVEKQGEWSENETPIVLSLPANWADKIAVAEPVEIELKADWSSQKQQTDIKRVEKAVQAYSSQIASYRLILRGIDPRVVQPIQLQKQDAATKGSKAAIIMGSVLVFIILSVFWSGMNVAIDISAGERERNSLEFLLSQPLSTWDIVAGKTLTASTFSLFGAALSLIIIPIIFAYVPLHEIGMNVNFSVGMMLLMFLLLVPLAVFATALQLFVSFRAKNFKEAQTYISFLLIIPMAASFGVEFARLKNPILYYLPLTGQHQAFLSLIRGESINVMGTVVSAIATLAAALLLIKYIARLLKSEKIVFGL from the coding sequence ATGAGTGCTTTAACAACCGTATGGAAAAAAGAGTTTCGCGACGCAATACGTGATAAACGTTCAGTGTTCGCGGCAATGTCTTACGCTTTCTTTGGGCCAATGCTTATGGCCGTCGCGTTTTTCTTTTTAATTTCACAGTTAACCGACCAGGCGGATGTTGGTATCAATATCGAAGGTAAAGAGCACGCACCGCAGTTGGTCGACTTCTTAAACGAAAATGGTATTGTCGAAAAACAAGGCGAATGGTCAGAAAATGAAACGCCTATCGTGTTGAGTTTGCCAGCTAACTGGGCGGATAAAATCGCCGTCGCTGAGCCAGTTGAAATTGAGCTGAAAGCGGACTGGTCTTCACAAAAGCAACAAACTGACATTAAACGAGTCGAAAAAGCGGTACAGGCCTACAGTAGCCAAATAGCCAGTTACCGACTTATTCTTCGCGGAATCGACCCTCGCGTTGTACAGCCCATTCAGCTGCAAAAGCAAGACGCTGCAACTAAAGGCTCTAAGGCCGCAATTATTATGGGTTCTGTTTTAGTGTTTATCATTTTGTCGGTGTTTTGGTCGGGTATGAATGTAGCTATCGATATTAGTGCCGGCGAGCGCGAGCGGAACTCACTCGAGTTCTTATTGAGCCAACCATTAAGCACATGGGACATTGTGGCCGGTAAGACGTTGACTGCATCTACTTTTTCTTTGTTTGGTGCAGCCCTGTCGCTGATAATCATCCCTATTATTTTTGCTTACGTGCCACTTCACGAAATAGGCATGAATGTGAACTTTAGTGTGGGCATGATGCTGCTTATGTTCCTGCTGCTCGTACCGCTGGCCGTGTTCGCAACCGCACTGCAATTGTTTGTGTCGTTCAGGGCAAAGAATTTCAAGGAAGCACAAACCTATATCAGCTTTTTGCTGATCATTCCCATGGCCGCTTCTTTCGGTGTCGAGTTTGCAAGGCTTAAAAACCCGATACTCTATTACCTGCCGCTTACCGGACAGCACCAAGCGTTCTTGTCTCTGATTCGCGGCGAGTCGATTAACGTCATGGGCACAGTGGTAAGCGCCATAGCAACCCTGGCTGCCGCATTGCTGCTCATCAAATACATAGCCCGTCTCCTCAAAAGCGAGAAAATAGTCTTCGGCCTGTAG
- a CDS encoding ABC transporter ATP-binding protein has translation MINVDKLSKTFKSVQALNSLSFQANDGEITGLLGPNGAGKTTCLRIIYGLLQADQGKAEIEGVDANVNPMGARKNLGIFPDKFGLYERLTVREQVAYFAELHGLTGNIRRDAVERVIKKLDIEELADRRTGGFSQGQRMKVALAQALVHNPKHLILDEPSRGLDVMSTRILRDVLREQRAQGTCILFSSHVMQEVAALCDRVVVMASGKVAAEGTPEELCRMTGEEQLEDAFVKIIGTDEGIAA, from the coding sequence ATGATTAATGTCGATAAACTGAGTAAAACCTTTAAAAGTGTACAGGCGTTAAATTCCCTCAGCTTTCAGGCTAACGATGGTGAAATCACGGGTCTATTGGGACCAAACGGTGCTGGTAAGACAACGTGCCTCCGTATTATTTATGGCCTGCTTCAGGCAGACCAGGGGAAGGCGGAGATAGAAGGCGTGGATGCTAACGTTAACCCTATGGGGGCTCGTAAGAACTTGGGGATCTTCCCGGATAAATTCGGTCTTTATGAACGTTTGACTGTACGTGAGCAGGTCGCATACTTCGCGGAATTGCATGGTTTAACTGGCAATATTCGAAGAGACGCGGTTGAGCGAGTGATTAAGAAGCTCGATATTGAAGAACTCGCAGATCGCCGTACCGGGGGCTTTTCTCAGGGACAGCGCATGAAAGTGGCACTTGCCCAAGCCTTGGTTCATAACCCCAAACACCTTATTTTGGATGAGCCAAGCCGTGGCTTAGACGTCATGAGCACACGTATTTTACGCGACGTGCTGCGTGAACAAAGAGCCCAGGGAACCTGCATTTTGTTTTCCAGCCACGTCATGCAGGAAGTGGCTGCGTTGTGTGACCGAGTTGTGGTTATGGCATCCGGGAAAGTGGCTGCTGAGGGTACGCCGGAAGAGCTCTGCCGGATGACAGGCGAAGAACAACTCGAGGATGCTTTCGTGAAAATTATAGGAACGGACGAAGGAATTGCGGCGTAA